A window of the Nocardia sp. NBC_01329 genome harbors these coding sequences:
- a CDS encoding ABC transporter ATP-binding protein: MTVEAAPLPAAETGNRPPRAQVKAQKKREALARKEILAPVNGALRIASVLVAVAAIATVVPFVLIVEACRELLDEQIDTDRVWALLWAAAIVLAVRGILQAAALSWSHYVDGGFQLSVRRALADKLTRVPLGWFTDRTSGDVKKYLQDDVEALHYLVAHARLDFVGGVVVPVVTLVYLFAVDWRLALVLLIPLLAYGISLSKMMDQTGRDRLAVYNRWERRVQAATIEFVDGIQVVRAFGQAGKAHHEFRTAVDGQTAAFTRWKTPLVRLQAVSDITLSPVFVMLVIVIAGLGAVGADWIQPLDLLPFLLVGLGVGSSLLGLGYGGQALRAAGAAAVRLHELQHTPELRAGAPAAAGDTASGTEPGLVRFEGVGFGYREDHRVLRDIEFELRPGTLTALVGPSGAGKSTLAELLPRFYDVDSGRITIGGRDIRDFGTEELYRTVGFVFQDVRLIRGSIRENLRLARPDADDAALEVAARAARIHDRILALPRGYDSEIGVDASLSGGEAQRLSIARVLLADTAVLVLDEATAFADPESEAAVQDALAELVAGRTVLVIAHRLHTITNVDRILVLENGTLVEQGDHAQLSVAGGTYQRLWEINEAALGAVESVESGEIR, translated from the coding sequence ATGACTGTGGAGGCCGCGCCGCTGCCTGCGGCGGAGACGGGGAACCGGCCCCCGCGCGCGCAGGTGAAGGCGCAGAAGAAGCGGGAAGCGCTGGCGCGCAAGGAGATTCTCGCGCCGGTGAACGGTGCGCTCCGGATCGCGAGCGTGCTCGTCGCGGTGGCCGCGATCGCTACCGTTGTACCGTTCGTGCTCATCGTGGAGGCCTGCCGCGAACTGCTCGACGAACAGATCGATACCGACCGCGTCTGGGCGCTGCTCTGGGCGGCCGCGATCGTACTGGCGGTGCGCGGCATCCTGCAGGCCGCGGCGTTGAGCTGGTCGCATTATGTGGACGGCGGATTCCAGTTGTCGGTGCGCCGGGCCCTCGCCGACAAATTGACCCGGGTTCCGCTCGGCTGGTTCACCGACCGCACCTCCGGTGACGTCAAGAAGTATCTGCAGGACGACGTCGAGGCGCTCCACTATCTCGTGGCGCACGCGCGTTTGGATTTCGTCGGCGGTGTGGTCGTCCCGGTGGTGACCCTGGTCTATCTGTTCGCCGTGGACTGGCGACTCGCCCTGGTCCTGCTGATTCCGCTGCTGGCCTACGGGATCTCGCTGAGCAAGATGATGGACCAGACCGGCCGGGACCGGCTCGCGGTGTACAACCGCTGGGAGCGTCGCGTCCAAGCGGCGACCATCGAGTTCGTGGACGGTATCCAGGTGGTCCGCGCGTTCGGTCAGGCCGGGAAGGCGCACCACGAGTTCCGGACCGCGGTGGACGGCCAGACCGCGGCGTTCACTCGCTGGAAGACCCCGCTCGTCCGACTGCAGGCGGTTTCCGATATCACGTTGTCGCCGGTTTTCGTGATGCTGGTGATCGTGATCGCGGGTCTCGGTGCGGTCGGCGCGGATTGGATACAGCCGCTCGATCTGCTGCCGTTCCTGCTGGTCGGGCTCGGGGTGGGCAGTTCCCTGCTGGGGCTCGGTTACGGCGGACAGGCATTGCGTGCGGCCGGCGCGGCCGCGGTGCGGTTACACGAACTCCAGCACACCCCGGAACTGCGCGCGGGCGCTCCGGCGGCGGCGGGCGATACGGCCTCCGGCACGGAACCCGGACTGGTCCGGTTCGAGGGGGTCGGGTTCGGCTATCGCGAAGACCATCGTGTTCTGCGCGATATCGAGTTCGAACTGCGTCCGGGCACTCTCACGGCCCTCGTCGGACCCAGCGGTGCGGGTAAATCCACACTGGCCGAACTGCTGCCCCGCTTCTACGACGTCGACAGCGGGCGGATCACCATCGGCGGCCGCGATATCCGCGATTTCGGCACCGAGGAGCTGTATCGCACGGTCGGGTTCGTGTTCCAGGATGTCCGGCTCATCCGCGGATCCATCCGGGAGAATCTGCGCCTGGCCCGCCCCGATGCCGACGACGCGGCGCTGGAGGTGGCGGCACGGGCGGCTCGGATCCACGATCGGATCCTCGCGCTTCCCCGCGGCTACGACTCGGAGATCGGGGTGGACGCCAGTCTCTCCGGGGGCGAGGCGCAGCGACTGTCCATCGCGCGAGTTCTGCTCGCCGATACCGCGGTGCTGGTCCTGGACGAGGCCACGGCCTTCGCCGATCCGGAATCGGAGGCCGCGGTACAGGACGCGCTGGCGGAATTGGTGGCCGGCCGCACTGTCCTGGTGATCGCGCATCGGCTGCACACCATCACGAATGTGGACCGGATCCTGGTGTTGGAGAACGGAACCCTGGTCGAACAAGGTGACCATGCCCAGTTGAGCGTGGCGGGCGGGACCTACCAGCGGCTGTGGGAGATCAACGAGGCCGCGCTCGGTGCGGTCGAGTCGGTGGAGAGCGGGGAAATCCGATGA
- a CDS encoding ABC transporter ATP-binding protein, giving the protein MIEKLLTLVPRESAPLTPRMFAAIVAQALFQAIAYVLLVPLLEALFGDDLPRAWFWALLMLAAVAAVAVFGYLQYVLALRIAVGMQRDLQTRIGDHLNALPLGWFETRGAGPLSRLTVENVREIQQAFAYLVAKVLNSVVVPLGVAVGMLFVDWRISLAMLLAAPLLFLVNSVAARSYAAADRRAHAAAAEADARVVEFAQAQPVLRSLGAVGAGNRALDTALSEQKAASTRLVFASVPGLMVFSLCVQAVFMVLAYIVVNRVTGGSISVPVAIALIAVSARFIEPLNQAAQLGTGLRGAAASVDRVTELLAEPTLPEADEPVTPGAPNIEFENVSFGYPAGESVLSELTFSVPAGTTTAVVGPSGAGKTTLLRLVARYYDVDSGRVVVGGHDVRKQPSATLLSQLSLVFQNVYLFNRSVAENIRIGRPTATDEEVRRAAETARVDEIAERLPDGYGSAVGEGGALLSGGERQRVSIARALLKDAPIVLLDEATSALDPHNEAVVVRGVHEVTRDKTVVVVAHRLATVAHADQILFLDGGRIVERGTHAELLELGGRYADFWNERARAGGWRLEHITV; this is encoded by the coding sequence ATGATCGAGAAGTTGCTCACGCTGGTCCCGCGCGAGTCCGCGCCGCTGACCCCGCGGATGTTCGCCGCGATCGTGGCGCAGGCATTGTTCCAGGCAATCGCCTACGTGCTACTGGTACCGCTGCTCGAAGCGCTGTTCGGTGACGATCTGCCGCGTGCGTGGTTCTGGGCGCTGTTGATGCTCGCGGCCGTCGCCGCCGTGGCGGTGTTCGGCTACCTGCAGTATGTTCTCGCGCTGCGAATCGCCGTGGGTATGCAGCGTGATCTGCAGACCCGGATCGGTGATCATCTGAACGCCCTGCCGCTGGGCTGGTTCGAGACCCGGGGCGCGGGGCCGCTGTCCCGTTTGACGGTCGAGAACGTGCGCGAGATCCAGCAGGCCTTCGCGTATCTGGTGGCCAAGGTGCTCAACAGCGTCGTGGTGCCGCTCGGCGTCGCGGTGGGGATGCTGTTCGTCGACTGGCGGATCTCATTGGCGATGCTGCTGGCCGCGCCGCTGCTCTTCCTGGTGAACAGCGTGGCGGCCCGCTCCTACGCCGCTGCGGATCGTCGGGCACATGCGGCCGCTGCCGAAGCCGATGCGCGCGTGGTCGAATTCGCGCAGGCGCAGCCGGTGCTCCGGTCGCTGGGCGCGGTCGGCGCCGGTAACCGGGCGCTGGATACGGCGCTGTCGGAGCAGAAGGCAGCGTCGACTCGGCTGGTGTTCGCGTCGGTACCCGGATTGATGGTGTTCTCGCTGTGCGTGCAGGCGGTGTTCATGGTGCTCGCCTATATCGTGGTCAACCGGGTGACCGGCGGGTCTATATCGGTCCCGGTGGCGATCGCGCTCATCGCGGTCAGCGCACGCTTCATCGAGCCGCTGAACCAGGCCGCGCAGCTGGGCACCGGGCTCCGGGGTGCGGCGGCATCGGTCGATCGGGTGACCGAATTGCTGGCGGAACCGACACTGCCGGAGGCGGATGAACCGGTGACGCCGGGTGCGCCGAATATCGAGTTCGAGAACGTGAGCTTCGGATATCCCGCGGGCGAATCGGTACTGTCCGAATTGACCTTCAGCGTGCCGGCGGGTACCACCACGGCGGTGGTCGGGCCCAGCGGTGCGGGTAAGACCACGCTGCTGCGGCTGGTGGCCCGCTACTACGACGTGGATTCCGGTCGAGTGGTGGTGGGTGGCCACGATGTGCGGAAGCAGCCGTCGGCAACGCTGCTGAGCCAGCTGTCGCTGGTGTTCCAGAACGTGTATCTGTTCAACCGCTCGGTCGCCGAGAACATCCGGATCGGCCGGCCCACGGCCACCGACGAAGAGGTGCGCCGGGCGGCGGAGACGGCCCGGGTGGACGAGATCGCCGAACGGCTGCCCGACGGTTACGGATCCGCGGTCGGTGAGGGCGGAGCGTTGCTCTCCGGCGGTGAGCGGCAGCGGGTTTCGATCGCCCGCGCGCTGCTCAAGGACGCACCGATCGTGCTGTTGGACGAGGCAACCAGCGCGCTGGATCCGCACAACGAGGCGGTGGTGGTGCGTGGTGTCCACGAGGTGACCCGGGACAAGACCGTGGTCGTCGTGGCGCACCGGTTGGCCACCGTCGCGCACGCCGATCAGATTCTGTTCCTCGACGGTGGCCGGATCGTGGAACGTGGTACCCATGCCGAACTGCTGGAACTCGGCGGGCGCTATGCCGATTTCTGGAACGAGCGGGCTCGGGCCGGTGGCTGGCGTCTGGAACATATTACGGTGTAA
- a CDS encoding methionyl-tRNA formyltransferase has translation MRIVSFGFQTWGRKTLQALIDSEHEVVLAVTHPASEDSYKGIWSDSVEELARECGIPVHLTERADAETIDLVKRTEPDVIVVNSWYTWMPPELYDMPTYGTLNLHDSLLPKFTGFSPVLWALISGASEFGLTVHRMDEQLDTGDILVQHSLPIGPRATGTELVLAGMELIPGAVHEALDALASGTAQWRPQDKAARTYFHKRSDRDSRIDWNRSATELERFVRALSAPYPRAFSHYRGERIEVLESSVSSARYGGTPGRVIVQEGGGVVVSGPDAYRGDNHGLLVTRVRTVDGAEHSGAEFFRRGGYLTDAAE, from the coding sequence ATGCGTATCGTGTCGTTCGGGTTCCAGACCTGGGGACGAAAGACTCTGCAAGCGCTGATCGATTCCGAGCACGAGGTGGTGCTCGCGGTAACCCACCCCGCCAGCGAGGATTCCTATAAGGGGATCTGGTCGGATTCGGTGGAGGAGCTGGCACGGGAGTGCGGAATCCCGGTCCACCTGACCGAACGCGCCGACGCCGAGACGATCGATCTGGTCAAGCGGACCGAACCGGATGTCATCGTGGTCAACAGCTGGTACACCTGGATGCCGCCGGAGTTGTACGACATGCCCACCTACGGCACGCTCAACCTGCACGATTCGCTGCTCCCGAAGTTCACCGGGTTCTCTCCGGTGCTGTGGGCGCTGATCAGCGGCGCCTCCGAGTTCGGCCTGACGGTGCATCGGATGGACGAACAACTCGACACCGGCGATATCCTCGTGCAGCATTCGCTGCCGATCGGGCCGCGGGCCACCGGCACCGAATTGGTCCTCGCCGGTATGGAACTCATTCCCGGCGCGGTTCACGAAGCCCTGGACGCACTCGCTTCCGGGACCGCGCAGTGGCGGCCGCAGGACAAAGCCGCACGTACCTACTTCCACAAGCGTTCCGATCGGGACAGCCGCATCGACTGGAATCGGTCGGCCACGGAGCTGGAGCGCTTCGTCCGGGCACTGTCGGCGCCGTACCCGCGCGCGTTCAGCCACTACCGCGGCGAACGGATCGAGGTGCTCGAGTCGAGTGTGTCATCGGCCCGGTACGGCGGCACTCCCGGACGGGTCATCGTGCAGGAGGGCGGTGGCGTGGTGGTGAGCGGGCCGGACGCCTATCGCGGTGACAACCACGGATTGCTCGTCACCCGGGTACGTACCGTCGACGGCGCCGAACACAGCGGCGCCGAATTCTTCCGGCGTGGCGGGTATCTGACCGACGCGGCGGAATGA
- a CDS encoding amino acid adenylation domain-containing protein, with amino-acid sequence MSIIVNDANQEAAGDVPTTPGPVPDRSLSDGQRRAWFWQNRDPDDTALNIPLVYRLRGPLDVERLRTAVEAIVDRHEILRTTYGLGADGEPYQLVRTDLTFVRHEHDLSALAAAPAGRRVEVLIRRELARPFDLAGESPLRTTLIRCGAEENVLLLVVHAIGWDDESASIFAAELTAGYNDTVRNETPVRFADLLDDSDAESAGLEYWRRTLSPLPEALELPGRPAQRTYETTTVAQSSAPLPGSLPERVRDIAAAHGVDETAVLLAAFAALVHRYTATGDFLVAVPVDIRGPRAAAAIGYFGNTLLIRAVPDPATTFTEFLTGVAGTFTEGLAHRRIGIDRVVHAVNPDRTGARDGLERMARIGFGVRAPAAVPELGGITATLETFGSPVAPVPLRVTVVLDPDAPRLEADYRLDHLDRWLVEQLLEHYLWLLDSALSDPGSRLDELDLFGDRGRAGLLARSHGELVPETPTTLVALVEERVVGAADAAALVAPDAGLELSYAELNRRANRLARWLAGQGIGTEDLVALRIGNSVEFVVAALAVLKAGAAYLPIDPSYPDKRIDFLDSDARPRLLLGCVELAAAEETAAELSGHDLRDEERVRPLRPENSAYVIYTSGSTGTPKGVGVPHAAIADHLRGFSAEWDMTAADRLLQSSSVSFDASLLDIFVTLTLGACLVIPKPDALRDIPYVSDLIARHGVTVLHMVPSLLSTFLMLPEVTEWRALRRVPVGGEALLGEVADRFAGVFDAELRNHYGPTEAVVSATHLAVRGPQGTRVVPVGIPNRNVYVYLLDDRLQLVADGVIGEIYLGGEQLARGYLHRYGPTAERFVADPFHPGRRLYRTGDLARRNGSGELEFVGRADEQVKVRGYRIETGEVAAALSAHPGVGACAVVAFQDPATGTGLAAYLVPASGTVDVAEVRAYAAKSLPDYMLPTAWSVIEEIPLTEHGKLDRRALPEARRFDTGAVRPPSTSTEVRLAGLFGEIFGCESIGADNSFFELGGHSLLANRLVLLIRAEFGVEVDVRVVFDTPTVAGLAALVDATPVIGTGRPELGRGPRPARIPLSFNQRAVPSAGSDSVARLTVRLDGPLDRTALTGALADVYARHEILRTVVAGLGESRQQVVLPELRPDIPADPIAEGDLAEALSAPPAPFDRAAGPLLRPRLFVLGADRHVLELTSDRSVADEWSLRIVLADLATAYRSRAATGAAPQWTRPAIDYADYTLWQLATAASSGPQLAQWRTALTGLPESAVPADAASDAVRSNEFTVSTAFRRRLRAHAETVGASEYMLYQAVVAALLHALGAGADIALGAPVSGRADRAVADVVGPLSAAVVLRHDLSGDPTLRTVLDRARGTALGVYGSQDMLIDGIAAAVCPGRSPYDLCRAVVDFGDRVRPAQFWLGDEVSVRVLEITRDTAHRLVFAFTPEPEGGLRVGVSADAERHDQDSVDGFARYLRQMLTAFVEAPDVPVSESVSLLPGSAEALMP; translated from the coding sequence ATGTCGATCATCGTCAACGACGCGAACCAGGAGGCCGCGGGGGACGTGCCGACGACGCCGGGCCCGGTGCCGGATCGGTCGCTGTCCGACGGGCAGCGGCGCGCGTGGTTCTGGCAGAACCGTGATCCCGACGACACCGCCCTCAATATTCCTCTCGTCTATCGGCTCCGAGGCCCGCTCGATGTCGAACGACTCCGCACGGCAGTCGAAGCGATCGTCGATCGGCACGAGATCCTGCGCACGACCTACGGGCTGGGCGCCGACGGCGAGCCGTACCAGCTGGTCCGCACGGATCTGACCTTCGTCCGGCACGAGCACGATCTGTCCGCGCTGGCCGCCGCACCCGCGGGCCGTCGAGTCGAAGTGCTGATCCGGCGCGAACTGGCGCGCCCCTTTGATCTGGCCGGTGAGTCCCCACTGCGAACTACGCTCATCCGGTGCGGTGCCGAGGAGAACGTGCTGCTGCTGGTGGTACATGCGATCGGCTGGGACGATGAATCGGCGTCGATATTCGCCGCGGAGTTGACGGCGGGTTACAACGACACCGTTCGTAACGAGACACCGGTCCGGTTCGCCGACCTTCTCGACGACAGCGATGCCGAGAGCGCGGGGCTCGAGTACTGGCGCCGGACGCTGTCCCCGTTGCCAGAAGCATTGGAGCTTCCGGGCAGACCCGCTCAGCGCACGTACGAGACGACGACCGTCGCGCAGTCGTCGGCACCGCTTCCCGGCTCGCTGCCGGAGCGGGTCCGTGATATCGCGGCCGCCCACGGGGTCGACGAGACGGCCGTTCTGCTCGCCGCGTTCGCCGCGCTGGTCCACCGCTATACGGCCACCGGCGACTTCCTGGTGGCAGTACCTGTCGACATTCGGGGGCCGCGGGCGGCCGCGGCGATCGGCTATTTCGGCAATACGCTGCTGATCCGGGCCGTGCCGGACCCGGCAACCACCTTCACGGAGTTCCTCACCGGGGTCGCGGGCACCTTCACCGAGGGTCTCGCGCATCGGCGTATCGGAATCGACCGGGTGGTCCACGCGGTGAACCCCGACCGCACCGGCGCCCGGGACGGGCTGGAACGTATGGCGCGCATCGGTTTCGGGGTGCGCGCACCGGCCGCGGTCCCCGAGTTGGGCGGTATCACCGCGACCCTGGAGACCTTCGGCTCGCCGGTCGCGCCGGTGCCGCTACGGGTCACCGTGGTGCTCGACCCGGACGCACCGCGGCTGGAGGCCGACTACCGGCTCGATCACCTGGACCGGTGGCTGGTCGAGCAGTTGCTCGAGCACTACCTGTGGTTGCTCGACAGCGCACTGTCGGATCCGGGTTCGCGGCTGGACGAACTGGATCTCTTCGGCGACCGTGGCCGGGCCGGACTGCTCGCCCGGTCGCACGGTGAACTCGTGCCCGAGACACCCACGACACTTGTCGCGTTGGTCGAGGAGCGAGTCGTCGGCGCTGCCGACGCCGCGGCCCTGGTCGCTCCCGACGCCGGCCTCGAATTGAGCTACGCCGAACTGAACAGGCGGGCCAACCGGCTGGCTCGGTGGCTGGCCGGACAGGGAATCGGGACAGAGGATCTCGTCGCGCTGCGAATCGGCAACTCCGTGGAGTTCGTCGTCGCCGCGCTGGCGGTCCTGAAAGCAGGCGCCGCCTATCTGCCGATCGACCCGTCCTATCCGGACAAACGCATCGACTTCTTGGACAGCGACGCCCGCCCGCGCCTGCTGCTCGGCTGTGTCGAACTGGCCGCTGCCGAAGAGACCGCTGCCGAGCTGTCCGGCCACGATCTCCGCGACGAAGAGCGGGTCCGGCCGCTGCGTCCGGAGAACTCGGCCTACGTCATCTACACGTCGGGTTCGACGGGTACCCCCAAGGGTGTCGGGGTACCGCACGCGGCGATAGCCGATCACCTGCGTGGATTCTCCGCGGAATGGGATATGACCGCGGCGGACCGGCTACTGCAGTCCTCCTCGGTGAGTTTCGACGCGTCGCTGCTCGATATCTTCGTCACGCTGACCCTCGGTGCCTGTCTGGTGATTCCGAAACCGGACGCACTGCGCGATATTCCGTACGTCTCGGATCTGATCGCCCGGCACGGGGTGACCGTGCTGCACATGGTGCCGTCGCTGCTGAGCACCTTCCTGATGCTGCCCGAAGTGACGGAATGGCGGGCGTTGCGCCGGGTCCCGGTGGGTGGGGAAGCCCTGCTCGGTGAAGTGGCCGACCGCTTCGCCGGCGTATTCGACGCGGAACTTCGCAATCATTACGGGCCCACCGAGGCCGTGGTCTCGGCCACCCATCTGGCTGTGCGCGGACCTCAGGGCACCCGCGTCGTACCGGTCGGCATTCCCAACCGCAATGTGTACGTCTACCTGCTGGACGACCGTTTACAGCTCGTCGCGGATGGTGTAATCGGCGAGATCTACCTCGGCGGTGAGCAATTGGCCCGAGGTTATCTGCACCGGTACGGGCCTACCGCCGAACGGTTCGTCGCGGACCCCTTCCACCCGGGGCGGCGGCTGTACCGCACCGGTGATCTGGCCCGGCGCAACGGTTCCGGTGAACTCGAGTTCGTCGGGCGTGCCGACGAACAGGTCAAGGTGCGGGGATACCGGATCGAAACGGGTGAGGTGGCGGCGGCGCTGTCCGCGCATCCGGGCGTCGGCGCATGCGCGGTCGTCGCGTTCCAGGATCCGGCCACCGGAACAGGTCTGGCCGCCTATCTGGTGCCGGCCTCCGGCACCGTGGATGTGGCCGAGGTCAGGGCTTACGCGGCGAAATCGCTGCCGGACTACATGTTGCCCACAGCCTGGTCGGTGATCGAGGAGATCCCGCTCACCGAACACGGGAAACTCGACCGGCGGGCGCTTCCCGAGGCGCGCCGGTTCGATACCGGCGCGGTACGGCCGCCGAGCACCTCCACCGAAGTACGGCTGGCCGGGTTGTTCGGCGAGATCTTCGGCTGCGAAAGTATCGGCGCCGACAATTCGTTCTTCGAACTCGGCGGGCACTCGCTGCTGGCAAACCGATTGGTGTTGCTGATCCGCGCGGAGTTCGGCGTCGAGGTCGATGTGCGGGTTGTCTTCGACACCCCGACAGTGGCGGGTCTGGCGGCGCTGGTGGACGCGACACCGGTTATCGGAACGGGACGGCCCGAGCTGGGCCGCGGTCCGCGGCCCGCACGGATCCCGCTGTCGTTCAACCAGCGTGCGGTTCCGTCGGCCGGCTCCGACAGCGTGGCCCGGCTGACGGTGCGCTTGGACGGCCCGCTCGACCGCACGGCGCTCACCGGCGCTCTCGCCGATGTGTACGCCCGGCACGAGATTCTACGGACGGTCGTCGCCGGCCTGGGCGAGTCGCGGCAGCAGGTGGTCCTTCCCGAACTCCGGCCCGATATTCCGGCCGACCCGATCGCGGAAGGCGACCTGGCCGAAGCGCTGTCGGCACCACCGGCCCCGTTCGACCGGGCGGCGGGACCGCTGCTGCGCCCACGACTGTTCGTTCTCGGCGCGGACCGGCACGTACTCGAATTGACGTCCGACCGATCGGTGGCCGACGAGTGGTCGCTGCGGATCGTCCTCGCCGATCTGGCCACGGCCTATCGGAGCCGGGCCGCGACCGGCGCCGCGCCGCAGTGGACCAGGCCGGCGATCGATTACGCCGACTACACACTGTGGCAGCTCGCGACCGCCGCGTCGTCCGGGCCGCAATTGGCGCAATGGCGCACCGCGCTCACCGGGTTGCCGGAATCCGCGGTACCGGCCGATGCCGCCTCCGACGCTGTCCGTTCGAACGAGTTCACGGTGTCCACCGCGTTCCGACGCCGGCTGCGCGCCCACGCCGAGACCGTGGGGGCCTCGGAGTACATGCTGTACCAGGCTGTGGTGGCGGCACTGTTGCACGCACTGGGAGCGGGCGCCGATATCGCGCTCGGAGCACCGGTTTCCGGTCGGGCCGACCGCGCGGTAGCCGATGTGGTGGGGCCCCTGTCCGCAGCCGTCGTGCTGCGCCACGACCTGTCCGGCGATCCGACGCTGCGTACGGTGCTCGATCGCGCGCGCGGCACGGCGCTGGGGGTCTACGGCAGCCAGGACATGCTGATCGATGGTATCGCCGCCGCGGTGTGTCCGGGCCGTTCACCGTACGACCTGTGCCGGGCGGTGGTGGATTTCGGTGATCGCGTGCGGCCCGCGCAGTTCTGGCTCGGCGACGAGGTGTCGGTGCGCGTGCTGGAAATAACGCGCGATACCGCACACCGGCTCGTATTCGCCTTCACACCCGAGCCCGAGGGAGGTCTGCGGGTGGGCGTATCCGCTGATGCCGAGCGGCACGACCAGGACTCGGTGGATGGATTCGCGCGGTATCTTCGGCAGATGCTGACGGCGTTCGTCGAAGCTCCGGACGTGCCGGTGTCGGAGTCGGTCTCGCTGCTGCCCGGGTCGGCCGAGGCCCTCATGCCCTGA
- a CDS encoding SidA/IucD/PvdA family monooxygenase, giving the protein MAVAAKAYVLRELGLPAPQVTVVEPNAVGGNWLPSGGWTDGRHRLGTSPEKDIGFPYHSTWARGHNHAVDQAMMAFGWTAFLVDRGTYAEWVDRGRPSPEHTLWAKYLQWVARRSGVEVIRGRVRSIRAEGAGWQVTVADAAGAAVETGADRLMITGPGDSGRALADHPKLLSIADFWDLAGRRQLPVSSRAAVIGGGETAGSAMDELVRHDVLTVSVISPAATIYTRGESYFENSLFSDPAKWRALSIAERRDVVRRTDRGVFSVRVQETLLADNRVHHLQGRVVRVADEGDGVALTLRNESRLDQAHAFDLVVDATGGQPLWFLDLFDEEAADLFELAVGGPVTQARIEGSIGYDLAVDGLPAKLYLPNVAGLAQGPGFPNLSCLGELSDRILASAPAAPAASGVQGAVSVVPERVASH; this is encoded by the coding sequence ATGGCCGTAGCGGCCAAAGCGTACGTACTGCGCGAACTGGGACTGCCCGCGCCGCAGGTCACCGTGGTGGAACCGAATGCGGTGGGCGGGAACTGGCTGCCCAGCGGTGGCTGGACCGACGGCAGGCACCGGCTCGGGACGAGTCCGGAGAAGGATATCGGCTTCCCGTATCACTCGACCTGGGCCCGCGGTCACAATCACGCCGTCGACCAGGCCATGATGGCCTTCGGCTGGACGGCCTTCCTGGTCGATCGCGGTACGTATGCCGAATGGGTGGATCGGGGGAGGCCGAGCCCGGAGCACACCCTGTGGGCGAAATACCTACAGTGGGTCGCGCGCAGATCGGGGGTCGAGGTGATCCGCGGCCGGGTTCGATCCATCCGCGCCGAGGGGGCCGGCTGGCAGGTCACCGTCGCCGATGCCGCGGGTGCGGCGGTCGAGACCGGCGCGGATCGGTTGATGATCACCGGCCCGGGCGACAGCGGGCGAGCGCTCGCCGACCATCCGAAGCTCCTGAGTATCGCGGATTTCTGGGATCTGGCCGGTCGGCGGCAGTTGCCGGTCTCCTCGCGGGCGGCCGTGATCGGTGGCGGTGAGACGGCGGGCTCGGCCATGGACGAACTCGTGCGCCACGATGTGCTGACCGTTTCGGTGATCTCGCCCGCGGCCACCATCTACACCCGGGGTGAGAGTTATTTCGAGAACTCGCTGTTCAGCGATCCCGCCAAATGGCGGGCGCTCAGCATTGCCGAACGCCGCGACGTGGTGCGGCGGACCGACCGGGGTGTCTTCTCGGTCCGGGTGCAGGAAACCCTGCTCGCGGACAACCGGGTTCATCACCTGCAGGGTCGGGTCGTGCGGGTCGCCGACGAGGGTGACGGGGTCGCGCTCACACTGCGAAACGAATCGCGGCTCGACCAGGCGCATGCCTTCGATCTCGTCGTGGATGCGACCGGCGGGCAGCCGCTGTGGTTCCTCGATCTGTTCGACGAGGAGGCGGCCGATCTGTTCGAGTTGGCTGTCGGTGGTCCGGTGACGCAGGCCAGGATCGAAGGTTCGATCGGATACGACCTGGCGGTCGACGGATTGCCCGCGAAGCTGTACCTGCCGAATGTGGCGGGCCTCGCCCAGGGCCCCGGTTTCCCGAATCTCAGTTGTCTGGGCGAACTCTCGGACCGGATTCTGGCGAGCGCCCCCGCGGCGCCCGCCGCCTCCGGTGTACAGGGGGCGGTTTCCGTGGTGCCGGAGCGGGTCGCCAGCCACTGA
- a CDS encoding siderophore-interacting protein, with amino-acid sequence MGRGSNGVIMKMWRADDYRLKVTSTERITDEYIRIGFTAGGLMEDHPVHPTQFIRLWVPEPDSDKLHQRGYTLIDQDPGNDHFYIEFAVHSGPAGQWAERAQVGDELETSVLGSNFQLPAVTPSEYVIFGDPASLPAINTLLDAIGDTPARIWLEWQYDSDPTLPVRNKPHHSVTWVQRIDDGRAMRELAEELSVGPDAFAWAACDAATTRAMVKTFRTTHALPKTQIKAQGYWR; translated from the coding sequence ATGGGAAGAGGCAGTAACGGCGTAATCATGAAGATGTGGCGGGCCGACGACTATCGGCTGAAAGTCACCTCCACCGAGCGGATCACCGATGAATACATCCGCATCGGCTTCACCGCCGGTGGCCTGATGGAAGACCATCCGGTCCACCCCACCCAGTTCATCCGACTGTGGGTCCCCGAGCCGGACAGCGACAAACTGCACCAGCGCGGTTACACACTGATCGACCAGGACCCCGGCAACGACCACTTCTACATCGAGTTCGCCGTTCACAGCGGCCCGGCCGGACAATGGGCCGAACGCGCCCAGGTCGGCGACGAACTCGAGACCTCGGTCCTCGGCTCGAATTTCCAGCTACCCGCGGTCACGCCCAGCGAATATGTGATCTTCGGTGATCCCGCCTCCCTGCCCGCGATCAACACCCTGCTCGACGCCATCGGCGATACCCCGGCCCGGATCTGGCTGGAATGGCAGTACGACTCCGACCCCACCCTGCCGGTACGCAACAAACCGCACCACTCGGTGACCTGGGTACAGCGCATCGACGACGGCCGCGCCATGCGCGAACTGGCCGAGGAGCTCAGCGTCGGCCCGGATGCGTTCGCCTGGGCGGCCTGCGACGCGGCCACCACCCGCGCCATGGTGAAAACCTTCCGCACCACCCACGCCCTACCGAAAACGCAGATCAAGGCCCAGGGCTACTGGCGGTAG